From Leptotrichia wadei, one genomic window encodes:
- a CDS encoding O-antigen ligase family protein, translating to MEIEKRQKYLEKLYLLLGASIFVHYALVILFSILILINIFTTGEYKKIFKDKSLITVGIVLGFSLITSAFYKNILGLMAIPIFLCIIVGRYYTLIVDVEFKKNNLEWMAKFSGISLFIGIGEFLFTHNRVGYFAYFNPNYLGSIMMMSAIINLYFTFEKRSKINFAVFIMNILTILITGSRSSLIAVILGVFVLFFYFLKRRYFAGLILMLLSYILGVISGVFPFLRESTLIEYFWLRVEIIDMAIRIFKRTNLLYGHGNFFYYKFTNYVYPHSHNALVELLLSYGLIGTIALLTVFLRYLYDILRNDRNNVLKIALIAGIVVHNFTDFAIFWIQTVLLFIMALAYKEKNEKIRGYRQIRNK from the coding sequence TTGGAAATTGAGAAAAGACAGAAATATCTGGAAAAATTATATTTACTTTTAGGTGCATCAATTTTTGTGCATTATGCTTTGGTTATTTTATTTAGTATTTTAATATTAATAAATATTTTTACAACTGGAGAATATAAAAAGATATTTAAAGATAAATCACTTATTACTGTGGGAATCGTTCTTGGATTTTCCCTTATAACATCTGCCTTTTACAAAAATATTCTGGGATTAATGGCAATTCCAATATTTTTGTGCATTATAGTCGGGCGCTATTATACATTGATTGTAGATGTGGAATTTAAAAAAAATAATCTGGAATGGATGGCAAAATTTTCTGGAATATCGCTTTTCATTGGAATTGGTGAATTTCTGTTCACGCATAACAGAGTAGGATATTTTGCATATTTTAATCCAAATTATCTTGGAAGCATTATGATGATGTCGGCAATTATAAATTTATATTTTACTTTTGAAAAAAGGTCAAAAATTAATTTTGCCGTATTTATTATGAATATTTTAACAATCCTGATAACAGGCTCAAGGTCATCGCTAATTGCAGTGATTCTTGGAGTATTTGTACTTTTTTTCTATTTTTTGAAAAGAAGATATTTTGCAGGATTAATTTTAATGCTATTGTCATATATTTTAGGAGTAATTTCAGGAGTTTTTCCATTTTTGCGAGAAAGCACGCTAATAGAGTATTTTTGGCTAAGAGTAGAAATTATTGATATGGCAATTAGAATTTTCAAAAGAACAAATCTTTTATACGGACACGGAAACTTTTTTTACTATAAATTTACGAATTACGTGTATCCACATTCGCATAATGCATTGGTAGAATTGCTTTTAAGCTACGGATTAATTGGAACGATAGCTTTGCTTACTGTATTTTTACGATATTTATACGATATTTTAAGAAACGACAGAAATAATGTCTTAAAAATTGCTTTAATTGCTGGGATTGTAGTTCATAATTTTACTGATTTTGCGATTTTTTGGATACAGACTGTGCTTTTATTCATTATGGCTCTGGCTTATAAGGAAAAAAATGAAAAAATACGTGGCTATAGACAAATACGAAATAAATAA
- a CDS encoding peptidase U32 family protein, with the protein MDFGKNKKMNILAPAGNYEKLVAAVKAGANEVFFGLKGFGARRNNENLAMQEVFDGIDYAHSRGVKTLMTLNTILKDSEINSMYNNVKRVYEHGIDAVIVQDLGFVKFLKENFPNLKIHGSTQMTVANHVEANKLKELGLTRVCLARELSFEEIKSIREKTDIELEIFVSGSLCISYSGNCYISSFIGGRSGNRGLCAYSCRKKFTDENGKSAYFLSPNDQLLQEKEINLLKSIGIDAIKVEGRKKSSEYVYETVSYYDNILKGTPRPTESYKLFNRGYSKGYFYLDDELMNFKYSSNFGYFLGARIGESNNFKIDDELILGDGVQFVDENFEQIGGEYVNKIRIIEAYENGNSENREFGKKDSEKKNKKQNPKSKGKENEDKKAGEKTSKADKYDIISIGKLPKGTKYIYKNYSKEINDRIIHNIKVSKRHAAVNAKLLAKKGQEIELTLEIENLKNEIISVTKKGDIIEQDARKLITKEQIAEKIGELGDTTFELGKIQIDYDGTSFIPFSELKNLKRECVSELLEKLLESYKRTAAERKKYDFELNKNSEGKENENTENKKRPVISALVANDEQEKACREMGITKIYQKQFDVAKEKNLSKTDKIKIGTNLVSNLYQAIMGEKTGARGQSLDWNLNVFNNHTIEMFSNFKNLETVFLSPELSYRQLKNIKSDKLKKGLVIYGYLKGMYIEHKIFDENYKELEGEFYDKYKIVKNDLDNIELYLDKPMNLIPRLDEIYELDLDELRLDFTFENADEVRKIIKSIDTRSGKYNPYAFEQGVL; encoded by the coding sequence ATGGATTTTGGAAAAAATAAAAAAATGAATATTTTGGCACCAGCAGGAAATTATGAAAAATTAGTTGCTGCAGTAAAAGCTGGAGCCAACGAAGTTTTTTTTGGATTAAAAGGATTTGGAGCAAGAAGAAATAATGAGAATTTGGCTATGCAGGAGGTATTTGACGGGATTGACTATGCTCACTCACGTGGGGTTAAGACGCTTATGACTTTGAATACGATTTTGAAGGACAGCGAAATTAACAGTATGTACAATAATGTTAAAAGAGTTTATGAACACGGAATTGATGCTGTTATTGTACAGGATCTGGGATTTGTAAAGTTTCTAAAGGAAAATTTTCCAAATTTGAAGATTCATGGAAGTACGCAAATGACTGTGGCAAATCACGTGGAAGCCAATAAATTAAAGGAACTGGGCCTAACTCGTGTCTGTCTTGCAAGAGAACTTTCCTTTGAAGAAATAAAAAGTATCCGTGAAAAAACTGATATAGAGCTGGAAATCTTTGTATCAGGTTCGCTTTGCATTTCCTATTCTGGAAATTGCTATATAAGCAGCTTTATTGGGGGAAGAAGTGGAAATCGTGGACTTTGTGCATATTCCTGCCGTAAAAAGTTTACAGATGAAAATGGAAAAAGCGCATATTTTTTAAGTCCAAATGACCAGCTTCTGCAGGAAAAGGAAATTAATTTGCTAAAAAGCATTGGAATTGATGCGATAAAAGTTGAAGGGCGGAAAAAATCGAGCGAATATGTTTATGAAACCGTAAGTTATTACGATAATATTTTAAAAGGGACTCCACGGCCGACAGAAAGCTACAAACTCTTTAATCGTGGGTATTCAAAGGGATATTTTTATTTGGATGACGAACTTATGAATTTTAAATATTCTTCAAATTTTGGATATTTTCTAGGAGCGAGAATTGGAGAGTCAAATAACTTTAAAATTGATGATGAATTAATTTTAGGAGATGGAGTTCAATTTGTAGATGAAAATTTTGAACAGATTGGCGGAGAATATGTAAATAAAATTAGGATTATTGAAGCTTATGAAAATGGAAATAGCGAGAATAGGGAGTTTGGAAAAAAAGATTCTGAAAAGAAAAATAAAAAACAGAATCCAAAAAGTAAAGGCAAGGAAAATGAAGATAAAAAAGCTGGAGAAAAAACTTCAAAAGCTGATAAATATGATATTATTTCCATTGGAAAATTGCCGAAAGGGACAAAGTACATTTATAAAAATTATTCTAAAGAGATTAACGACAGAATTATTCATAATATAAAGGTTTCCAAAAGACATGCGGCTGTTAATGCAAAATTGCTGGCAAAAAAAGGGCAGGAAATTGAACTTACACTGGAAATTGAAAACTTGAAAAATGAGATAATTTCTGTTACGAAAAAAGGGGATATTATCGAGCAGGATGCCAGAAAATTAATTACGAAGGAGCAAATTGCCGAAAAAATTGGAGAGTTAGGGGATACAACTTTTGAGCTTGGAAAAATTCAGATTGATTATGATGGAACTTCGTTTATTCCCTTTAGTGAACTAAAAAATTTGAAAAGGGAATGTGTTTCAGAACTTTTGGAAAAATTGCTGGAATCATATAAAAGAACAGCTGCTGAGCGAAAAAAATATGATTTTGAATTAAATAAAAATTCTGAAGGTAAGGAAAATGAAAATACAGAAAATAAGAAAAGACCAGTTATTTCAGCACTTGTTGCAAATGATGAGCAGGAAAAAGCCTGTCGTGAAATGGGAATAACAAAAATTTACCAAAAGCAGTTTGATGTTGCCAAAGAAAAGAACTTGTCCAAAACAGATAAAATAAAAATTGGAACAAATTTAGTTTCTAACCTTTATCAGGCAATCATGGGAGAAAAAACTGGAGCAAGAGGGCAGTCCTTAGATTGGAACTTAAACGTTTTCAATAATCATACAATTGAAATGTTTTCTAACTTTAAAAATTTAGAAACCGTATTTTTATCGCCAGAATTAAGCTATCGACAGTTAAAAAACATAAAATCCGATAAATTGAAAAAGGGTCTTGTGATTTACGGTTATCTAAAGGGAATGTATATTGAGCATAAAATTTTTGATGAGAATTACAAAGAATTGGAAGGAGAATTTTATGATAAGTATAAAATTGTGAAAAATGATCTAGATAATATTGAGCTTTATTTGGATAAGCCGATGAATTTGATTCCAAGGCTAGATGAGATTTATGAACTGGATTTGGATGAATTGAGGCTGGATTTTACGTTTGAAAATGCTGATGAAGTAAGAAAAATTATAAAAAGTATTGATACAAGAAGTGGAAAATATAATCCTTATGCTTTTGAGCAGGGAGTTTTATAA